The following proteins are co-located in the Apium graveolens cultivar Ventura chromosome 5, ASM990537v1, whole genome shotgun sequence genome:
- the LOC141723347 gene encoding uncharacterized protein LOC141723347 translates to MGHCIIILVLCIVSSVLFSCCDSLQLSSSANNDLGIHAASDHDYQLTYPGVLPRKLKLRMDGQLLSVRKVHNRGDQDSIKNMLTAGKAQNKEITKRKLQGPIKTWRECVEAQGSDDTASQYFTMDYSRVRRRRPIHNKSLRAAP, encoded by the exons ATGGGGCATTGTATCATCATTTTAGTGCTATGCATTGTTTCTTCAGTTTTGTTTAGTTGCTGTGATTCTCTACAACTATCTTCATCTGCTAATAATGATTTAG GTATACATGCAGCTTCTGATCATGACTACCAGCTTACTTATCCCGGAGTACTGCCAAGGAAGCTCAAGCTTCGCATGGATGGTCAGCTGCTTTCT GTGAGAAAAGTGCATAATAGAGGCGATCAAGATTCTATAAAGAATATGTTAACAG CAGGCAAAGCACAAAACAAGGAAATAACAAAAAGGAAGCTGCAGGGTCCAATAAAAACATGGAGGGAATGTGTGGAAGCACAAGGAAGCGACGACACAGCTTCCCAATATTTCACCATGGATTATTCTCGCGTCAGAAGACGACGTCCTATACATAACAAGTCCCTCCGCGCTGCTCCCTGA
- the LOC141660837 gene encoding uncharacterized protein LOC141660837, translating into MGRIGIHAFKAVPSTYHMVLKFPTRNSVGEAKGDQKMARSCYVAALRPDRTRGSDVFAWKAADMPGSDPNFITHRLNVDPTRKIVKQKKRTYAPDRLKAIKKEVEKLLEAGFIEEIQFPEKMANPVMVKKAKGKWRMCIDFTGLNDACPKHCYPLPRIDTLIGATAGYEMLSFMDGFSGYNQIKMHKDDTFKVDHISPLGEEFEVLRNHKMMLNPTKYAFGVGAGNFLGHMVSKWGIEANPDKIKAIMDMDPPCSIKDVQKMTGRIAALGSGAGPVLQSLDGFMIEYALKLDIPTTNNEAEYEALIAGLGLARAVRDKNLKVCGDSILVVAQVNGEFKAKDDTMAKYLRVVKGMLTQFDEWYAEHVLKEENTTADALSQFASSEIENYPRSIYFQVLKTTIIHVINLIAPVGVASYWIDPIKTHLETAWLPNNAQEARKLSVRALRYSLIEGLLYKRSFVIPYLKCLRPHEAEEALKDAYEGIYG; encoded by the exons ATGGGTAGAATAGGGATCCATGCGTTTAAGGCCGTGCCTTCAACCTACCACATGGTACTGAAGTTCCCAACTAGGAACAGTGTTGGAGAGGCGAAAGGAGATCAGAAAATGGCCCGCAGTTGCTATGTTGCAGCACTTAGGCCCGATAGAACTAGGGGAAG TGATGTATTTGCTTGGAaagcagctgatatgcctgggaGTGATCCGAACTTTATAACTCATAGGCTGAATGTTGACCCAACTCGAAAGATTGTGAAACAgaagaagagaacttatgcccctgaCAGGCTAAAAGCCATTAAGAAAGAGGTCGAGAAGCTCCTAGAAGCTGGATTTATTGAGGAAATACAATTCCCTGAGAAAATGGCCAACCCCGTAATGGTTAAGAAGGCTAAaggaaagtggaggatgtgtatcgACTTCACTGGCTTGAATGATGCTTGTCCTAAGCACTGCTACcccctaccaaggattgataccctgatcgGTGCTACCGCTGGGTATGAGATGTTAAGTTTTATGGATGGCTTCAGCGGTTACAATCAGATTAAAATGCACAAGGATGACACTTTCAAA GTCGATCATATTAGTCCCCTCGGAGAGGAATTTGAAGTGTTAAGgaaccacaagatgatgttaaaccccaCCAAATATGCTTTCGGTGTTGGGGCTGGAAATTTTTTGGGTCACATGGTCTCTAAGTGGGGAAtagaggccaaccccgataagaTCAAAGCTATCATGGACATGGATCCACCATGCtccatcaaggatgttcagaagaTGACAGGAAGAATCGCAGCTCTAGGGAG TGGTGCAGGCCCAGTCTTGCAAAGCCTCGATGGGTTTatgattgagtatgctttgaagttggacATCCCAACTACGAACAACGAAGCAGAATACGAAGCATTGATAGCCggcttaggcttggctagagccGTGAGGGACAAAAACCttaaggtctgtggagactcaatACTTGTAGTTGCTCAAGTCAATGGAGAGTTTAAGGCCAAAGATGATACTATGGCCAAGTACCTGAGAGTCGTGAAGGGAATGCTGactcagtttgatgaatggtacGCAGAGCATGTTCTAAAAGAGGAGAACACTACGGCTGATGCCCTATCCCAGTTTGCCTCGTCCGAAATCGAGAACTATCCGAGAAGTATCTACTTCCAGGTCCTGAAGACCACTATTATACATGTCATAAATCTGATAGCACCGGTTGGCGTGGCAAGTTATTGGATAGATCCGATCAAAACCCACCTTGAGACTGCATGGCTCCCCAATAATGCCCAGGAGGCACGCAAGCTATCAGTGAGAGCATTGAGATATTCATTGATTGAAGGCCTTCTCTACAAAAGGTCATTTGTTATTCCATACCTAAAGTGCTTGAGACCTCATGAAGCAGAGGAGGCGCTTAAAGACGCCTATGAAGGGATTTATGGATAA